A window from Candidatus Omnitrophota bacterium encodes these proteins:
- a CDS encoding ABC transporter permease, translating into MFSELWLSQRYLRAGKKEKIISITALISMIGIGIGVMVLIVVISVMSGFDRFLEDKMVGTNAHLSLEFGGGSKDPYRVIDKLKTFSYVKGAAPFIDGQALVRSGKSIFGVEVRGIDPKLQAEISKINEYLKLGSYNLAGNEVAIGEELALRLNLAIGDSISLISPVTLAKTDFNIKGIFNSGMYLYDSSLILTSMKGAQDFYKIPDTVSGIAIKVDNIYKVGDVKEKLYRDLKGFGTYQARTWVDANRNFLEALKLEKIVMFIVVTMTTVVAAFGIVGTLIMSVMSRIKDIGILRSVGAKTKSILQIFIFQGMAIGLTGILLGLAGGISLAFSLDKVVDLISRIIGRSLIPQDIYYFNRIPVNINSADISLIVICALVITLLASIYPAYYATRIIPSEAVRHE; encoded by the coding sequence ATGTTTTCAGAATTATGGCTGAGCCAGAGGTATTTAAGGGCAGGCAAGAAAGAAAAGATTATCTCGATTACCGCTTTGATTTCGATGATTGGTATCGGTATCGGGGTGATGGTTTTAATCGTGGTGATCTCGGTGATGAGCGGATTTGACCGGTTCCTGGAGGATAAAATGGTCGGTACCAATGCCCACCTTTCGCTGGAATTTGGCGGCGGGTCAAAGGATCCTTACCGGGTAATCGATAAGTTAAAAACTTTTTCTTATGTCAAAGGAGCTGCTCCTTTTATCGACGGCCAAGCTTTGGTCAGGAGCGGGAAATCGATTTTCGGGGTAGAGGTACGCGGTATCGACCCGAAATTGCAGGCAGAGATATCCAAAATTAACGAGTATTTAAAATTAGGAAGCTATAATTTGGCAGGCAACGAAGTGGCTATCGGAGAAGAGCTGGCTTTGCGCCTGAATCTGGCAATCGGGGACAGTATCAGCTTGATCTCTCCGGTTACTTTGGCCAAAACCGATTTTAATATCAAAGGTATTTTTAACAGCGGGATGTATCTCTATGATTCCAGCCTGATTTTAACCAGTATGAAGGGGGCGCAGGATTTTTATAAAATTCCCGATACGGTAAGCGGTATCGCTATCAAAGTAGATAATATTTATAAAGTAGGGGACGTAAAGGAAAAGCTGTACCGGGATTTAAAAGGTTTTGGAACTTACCAGGCGCGCACCTGGGTAGACGCCAACAGGAATTTCCTGGAGGCTTTAAAGCTTGAGAAGATCGTGATGTTTATCGTGGTGACGATGACCACCGTGGTTGCCGCGTTCGGGATTGTGGGCACCTTGATCATGTCGGTGATGAGCCGGATAAAGGATATCGGTATTCTGCGTTCGGTCGGAGCAAAAACCAAAAGTATCCTGCAGATTTTTATTTTTCAGGGCATGGCCATCGGCTTAACCGGTATTTTGCTGGGGTTGGCCGGAGGGATATCTTTAGCGTTTTCATTAGACAAAGTCGTGGATCTTATTTCCCGGATTATCGGCAGGAGCCTGATCCCGCAGGATATTTATTATTTTAACCGGATCCCGGTCAATATAAACAGCGCGGATATCAGTTTAATCGTAATCTGTGCTTTAGTTATAACTTTACTTGCCAGTATTTACCCGGCATATTACGCCACCAGGATAATTCCCAGCGAGGCTGTCCGGCATGAATAA
- a CDS encoding ABC transporter ATP-binding protein, with protein MNNNKEMLKVSSICKSYRDITSNLEVLKNINFSVAEGEFLAIQGPSGAGKSTLLHILGGLDNPTSGKVYFEGNSIYGLNEDELAGFRNRKVGFVFQFFHLLPELNALENVLLPGILKSWWERKKSSGQAAALLERLGLAQRLTHRPLALSGGEQQRVAIARALINKPRLLLCDEPTGNLDSENGKNILRLLIDLNRNEKITIVMVTHDKEIAIGASRVIHLKDGILLH; from the coding sequence ATGAATAACAACAAGGAGATGCTCAAGGTCAGTTCAATTTGTAAAAGTTACCGCGATATTACCAGCAACCTTGAAGTATTAAAGAATATAAATTTTAGCGTCGCCGAAGGAGAATTTCTGGCAATCCAGGGGCCGTCAGGGGCGGGAAAATCAACGCTCTTGCATATTTTAGGAGGGTTAGATAACCCTACTTCCGGTAAAGTTTATTTTGAAGGAAACAGTATCTACGGTTTAAATGAAGACGAGCTGGCGGGTTTTCGTAACCGCAAAGTTGGTTTTGTTTTTCAGTTTTTCCATTTGTTACCGGAGTTAAACGCGCTGGAAAATGTTTTACTGCCCGGCATTTTAAAATCGTGGTGGGAAAGGAAAAAAAGTTCCGGCCAGGCCGCAGCGCTTTTAGAAAGGCTGGGTTTAGCCCAAAGGCTTACGCATCGGCCGCTGGCTTTGTCCGGCGGAGAGCAGCAGAGGGTGGCGATTGCCCGGGCATTGATCAATAAGCCGCGGCTTTTGCTTTGCGATGAACCGACGGGTAACCTGGATTCGGAGAACGGAAAGAATATCCTGCGGCTTTTAATCGACCTTAACCGCAACGAGAAGATTACGATTGTCATGGTTACTCATGATAAAGAGATTGCTATCGGGGCAAGCAGAGTTATACATTTGAAAGACGGTATTCTTTTACATTAG
- the ilvE gene encoding branched-chain-amino-acid transaminase, which yields MKIYINGKFYEKENAKVSVFDHGLLYGDGVFEGIRSYSRRVFKLKEHIDRLFESAQSIMLKIPLTKEQVIKAVVNTLKANKLDNAYIRLVVTRGEGDLGLDPRKCYKGATIIIIADKIALYPQKLYQDGLSIVTVPTVRNLPEALNPQIKSLNYLNNILAKIEAGNAGCDEAIMLDSLGYVAECTADNIFVVKGGHLYTPPQCMGTLRGITRDSILEIARKNKIAAHEHVITRHEVYISDECFITGTAAQIIPVVKVDGRTIGTGKPGKLTFVLMKKFKELTAKNGVKY from the coding sequence ATGAAGATTTATATCAACGGGAAATTTTATGAAAAAGAAAATGCCAAGGTTTCGGTGTTTGATCACGGCCTGCTTTATGGCGACGGAGTTTTTGAAGGGATCCGTTCCTATAGCCGCCGCGTGTTTAAATTAAAGGAGCACATTGACCGGCTCTTTGAATCCGCCCAGAGTATTATGTTAAAGATTCCTTTGACTAAGGAGCAGGTGATTAAGGCCGTAGTGAATACGCTTAAGGCCAATAAATTAGACAATGCTTATATCCGCTTAGTGGTTACCCGCGGGGAAGGTGATTTGGGGCTTGATCCGCGTAAATGCTATAAAGGAGCGACAATTATTATTATTGCCGACAAGATCGCTCTTTATCCGCAGAAGCTTTATCAAGATGGTTTAAGTATCGTTACCGTGCCAACGGTGCGCAATTTGCCTGAGGCGCTTAATCCCCAGATCAAGTCTTTGAATTATTTAAATAATATCCTGGCCAAGATCGAAGCCGGCAATGCCGGATGCGACGAGGCGATCATGCTTGATTCCTTGGGTTACGTGGCTGAATGTACCGCCGATAATATTTTTGTGGTAAAAGGCGGGCATCTTTACACGCCGCCGCAATGCATGGGTACTTTACGCGGGATCACCCGGGATTCGATTTTAGAAATCGCCCGCAAAAACAAGATTGCCGCGCACGAACATGTGATTACGCGGCATGAAGTTTATATCTCTGATGAGTGTTTTATTACAGGCACAGCCGCACAGATTATTCCGGTGGTTAAAGTTGACGGCAGAACGATTGGAACCGGAAAACCCGGCAAGCTTACGTTTGTTCTGATGAAGAAATTTAAAGAGTTAACCGCCAAAAACGGAGTAAAATATTAA
- a CDS encoding UvrB/UvrC motif-containing protein — MLCDICGKNPATVHLTEIIDDQMNELHLCEECARTKSAAMEQQFGLSDLLAGMVDFQKPSSKEEELVNIKCPSCGLSYADFKKIGRLGCGECYDVFRKYLAPLLKRIHGSNQHVGKSPLKIKTTLTRVSKKKIDLAELKEQLQKAIQKEAFEEAARLRDQIKEIETKKGKEG, encoded by the coding sequence ATGCTTTGCGATATCTGCGGAAAAAATCCGGCAACCGTGCACTTGACTGAAATTATCGATGACCAGATGAATGAATTGCATTTATGCGAAGAGTGCGCCAGGACCAAAAGCGCGGCCATGGAGCAGCAGTTTGGTTTAAGCGATCTTTTGGCCGGGATGGTTGATTTCCAGAAGCCCTCCAGCAAAGAAGAGGAGCTGGTTAATATCAAATGCCCCAGCTGCGGCCTAAGTTACGCGGATTTTAAGAAGATCGGCAGGCTGGGCTGCGGAGAGTGTTATGATGTTTTTCGCAAGTACCTGGCGCCTTTGTTAAAACGCATACACGGCTCAAACCAGCATGTCGGTAAAAGCCCTTTAAAAATAAAAACTACCCTTACCCGGGTTAGTAAAAAGAAGATCGATCTTGCGGAATTAAAAGAGCAGCTGCAAAAAGCAATCCAGAAAGAGGCTTTTGAAGAAGCGGCGCGCCTGCGCGATCAGATCAAAGAGATAGAAACTAAAAAAGGAAAAGAAGGTTAA
- a CDS encoding protein arginine kinase — MQINDLINHTSEWLKGTGPNSDVVISSRIRLARNLNKLPFPHWASKAQLNEVMEKTSQAMLKIEPLKKSTLFTLANLDNIDKQFLVERHLMSIEHTQKTEQKAVLVNDEENIAVMINEEDHLRVQLMQSGFNLFEAWNIINGIDDALAKILDYAYLPDFGYLTACPTNTGTGMRGSVMLHLPALVMSRQIERVLAAIAKLSFTTRGLYGEGTQASGNFFQISNQVSLGHSENEIIENLNSLIRQIIEQETQTREIMLSKSKDVLEDRINRSLGILKSARIITSQETIELLSMVRLGSDLGMIKDIGRLTINELFITTQPAHLQKLENKKLSSQERDLARAELIRKKLNLL; from the coding sequence ATGCAGATCAATGATTTGATCAACCACACCAGCGAATGGCTTAAAGGGACCGGCCCGAATTCGGATGTGGTTATTTCCAGCCGGATCCGGCTGGCCAGGAACCTCAATAAACTTCCTTTCCCGCATTGGGCCAGTAAGGCGCAATTGAATGAGGTGATGGAGAAAACCAGCCAGGCGATGTTAAAGATCGAACCGCTTAAAAAATCCACGCTTTTTACGCTGGCGAATTTAGACAACATTGATAAACAGTTTTTAGTGGAAAGGCACCTGATGTCCATCGAACATACCCAGAAGACAGAGCAGAAGGCGGTGCTGGTCAATGATGAAGAAAACATCGCGGTAATGATCAATGAAGAGGATCATTTACGCGTGCAGCTGATGCAGTCAGGGTTTAATCTTTTTGAGGCCTGGAATATTATTAACGGTATCGATGACGCTTTGGCCAAGATTTTGGATTACGCGTATCTGCCGGATTTTGGTTATCTTACCGCCTGCCCGACAAATACCGGCACCGGCATGCGCGGTTCAGTGATGCTGCATTTGCCGGCGCTGGTAATGAGCCGGCAGATCGAGCGGGTGCTGGCGGCAATAGCCAAATTAAGCTTTACAACGCGCGGCCTTTACGGCGAAGGCACGCAGGCCAGCGGTAATTTTTTCCAGATTTCCAATCAGGTTTCTTTGGGGCACAGTGAAAACGAGATTATTGAGAACCTCAACAGCCTGATCCGCCAGATCATCGAGCAGGAAACGCAGACCAGGGAGATCATGCTTTCTAAAAGTAAAGATGTTTTAGAGGACAGGATCAACCGCTCTTTGGGTATTTTAAAAAGCGCCCGGATTATTACCAGCCAGGAGACGATTGAATTGTTATCGATGGTGCGGCTGGGCAGCGACCTAGGCATGATTAAGGATATCGGCCGGCTGACGATTAACGAGCTTTTCATTACCACTCAACCGGCGCATCTGCAGAAACTGGAAAACAAAAAACTTTCATCGCAGGAAAGGGATTTAGCCAGGGCGGAATTGATTCGCAAAAAATTGAATTTATTATGA
- a CDS encoding ATP-dependent Clp protease ATP-binding subunit, translated as MFNRFTERARKVIILAKEEARRFNHDYIGTEHILLGLVREGEGVAAAVLQKLDVSLENIRLEIEKLVQPGPTTQIIGDIPFTPRAKKALELAAEEARSLGHNYIGTEHLLLGLIREGEGIASQVLLNLGMDLNSVRNEVMGLLGSSLPGGNVGGAQAAKSKTPALDAFGRDLTALARENKLDPVINRKQEIERVVQILSRRTKNNPVLLGEAGVGKTAIVEGLAQLIIAGNIPEVLRGKRLIVLDLALMVAGTKYRGQFEERIKAIMEEIKRSQDIIIFIDELHTLVGAGAAEGAIDASNIMKPALSRGEMQCIGATTVDEYRKYIEKDAALERRFQTIMVEPPTVEQTIEILKGLRDKYEAHHRVTFKDESLEAAAKLSDRYISGRFMPDKAIDLIDEAGSRARLNVLIVPDNIKKIEADVESLRKEKESYIKSQDFEKAASLRDQERLARQELEKLNKEWSQAKEKMRPEVTAEDIAKILAQWTGIPIFRLEEKESEKLLKIEEELHKRVVGQNEAIEAIAHAVRRSRAGIKDPKRPIGSFIFLGPTGVGKTLLARALAEFMFGDEDALLQLDMSEYMEKFNVSRLIGAPPGYVGYEEGGQLTERVRRRPYAVILLDEIEKAHPDVFNLLLQVFEEGRLTDSFGRKVDFKNTIIIMTSNVGAELIRKTGSLGFRTQKEEGTYQDMKDKLLEAVKHAFKPEFLNRVDDIIVFRQLAKEELSQIIDIEIGYVIQRLKDQKITLEVSKEAKELLIEKGFDPVFGARPLKRTIQRFLEDPLAGEIISKKYKEGSSIKVTRKNEELIFE; from the coding sequence ATGTTTAATCGTTTTACGGAGAGAGCAAGAAAAGTAATTATTTTAGCAAAAGAAGAGGCCAGGCGTTTTAACCACGATTATATCGGCACTGAGCATATATTATTGGGGTTAGTCCGGGAAGGGGAAGGGGTGGCCGCGGCGGTATTGCAGAAGCTGGATGTTTCGCTTGAGAATATCCGCCTGGAGATCGAAAAGCTGGTCCAGCCCGGGCCCACTACCCAGATTATCGGCGATATTCCTTTCACGCCCCGGGCTAAAAAAGCTTTAGAGCTGGCCGCTGAAGAAGCCCGTTCCCTGGGGCACAATTATATCGGCACCGAACATCTTCTTTTAGGGCTTATCCGTGAAGGTGAAGGTATTGCTTCGCAGGTACTGTTAAATTTAGGCATGGATTTAAACTCGGTGCGTAATGAAGTGATGGGACTTTTAGGTTCCTCTTTACCAGGGGGCAATGTAGGAGGCGCTCAGGCGGCAAAATCCAAGACTCCGGCCCTTGACGCTTTTGGCCGCGACCTTACGGCATTGGCCCGGGAAAATAAATTGGATCCGGTGATTAACCGCAAGCAGGAAATTGAGCGGGTAGTCCAGATTTTAAGCCGGCGCACCAAGAATAATCCCGTACTTTTGGGTGAGGCCGGAGTGGGAAAAACAGCAATTGTCGAAGGCTTAGCCCAGTTGATTATCGCCGGCAATATCCCGGAAGTTTTAAGGGGCAAGCGGCTGATAGTTTTAGATTTGGCGCTGATGGTTGCCGGGACCAAATACCGCGGGCAGTTTGAGGAAAGAATCAAAGCGATTATGGAGGAGATCAAACGTTCGCAGGACATAATTATTTTTATCGATGAGTTGCACACTTTGGTGGGCGCCGGAGCCGCGGAAGGGGCAATCGATGCCTCCAATATTATGAAGCCGGCGCTTTCCCGCGGAGAGATGCAGTGCATCGGCGCCACCACCGTGGATGAATACCGTAAATATATCGAGAAGGACGCGGCTTTAGAGCGCCGTTTCCAGACGATCATGGTTGAGCCTCCGACGGTGGAACAAACTATCGAGATCTTAAAAGGCCTGCGCGATAAATACGAAGCGCATCACCGCGTTACTTTTAAAGATGAGTCCCTGGAGGCTGCCGCTAAATTAAGCGACCGTTATATTTCCGGAAGGTTTATGCCGGATAAGGCGATTGATTTAATCGATGAAGCCGGTTCACGGGCGCGCTTAAATGTTTTGATCGTCCCGGACAATATAAAAAAGATCGAAGCCGATGTCGAATCATTAAGAAAAGAAAAAGAGTCTTATATCAAGAGCCAGGATTTTGAAAAAGCCGCGTCTTTGCGCGACCAGGAACGCCTGGCCCGCCAGGAGCTGGAAAAATTAAATAAGGAGTGGAGCCAGGCAAAAGAAAAAATGCGGCCGGAAGTTACTGCCGAAGATATCGCCAAAATACTGGCGCAGTGGACAGGGATCCCGATCTTCAGGTTAGAGGAAAAGGAAAGCGAAAAATTGCTCAAGATCGAAGAAGAGCTGCATAAACGGGTAGTCGGCCAGAATGAAGCAATTGAAGCTATCGCCCACGCGGTCAGGCGGTCAAGGGCGGGGATTAAAGACCCCAAGCGGCCAATCGGTTCATTCATATTTTTGGGCCCTACTGGCGTCGGAAAAACCCTGCTGGCCCGGGCGCTGGCGGAATTTATGTTTGGCGACGAAGACGCTCTGTTACAATTGGATATGTCAGAGTATATGGAGAAGTTTAATGTTTCTCGCTTGATCGGAGCTCCTCCGGGATACGTCGGCTATGAAGAGGGCGGCCAGCTTACGGAACGGGTGCGCCGCCGGCCGTACGCGGTCATACTTCTAGATGAGATTGAAAAAGCGCATCCGGATGTTTTTAATTTGCTGCTGCAGGTTTTTGAGGAAGGCCGGCTTACTGATAGCTTTGGCCGGAAAGTTGATTTTAAGAATACGATTATCATTATGACCTCTAACGTCGGCGCGGAATTGATCCGCAAGACCGGCTCATTGGGATTTAGGACCCAGAAAGAAGAAGGCACTTACCAGGATATGAAAGATAAATTGCTGGAAGCAGTCAAGCATGCTTTTAAACCGGAGTTCTTAAACCGCGTTGATGATATTATTGTTTTCCGGCAGTTAGCTAAGGAGGAGCTCTCGCAAATTATCGATATCGAGATCGGTTATGTCATCCAGCGCCTGAAGGACCAGAAAATAACTTTAGAGGTCAGTAAGGAGGCCAAGGAACTTTTAATTGAAAAAGGATTTGACCCGGTTTTTGGCGCCCGGCCTCTAAAGAGGACTATCCAGAGGTTCCTGGAGGATCCCTTGGCAGGGGAGATTATCTCTAAAAAATATAAGGAGGGCTCTTCAATTAAGGTAACCCGTAAAAATGAAGAGCTTATTTTCGAATAA
- a CDS encoding ABC transporter permease, with product MFTLFFIDLGRKILEFMYFVGGLTNLSVQTVYLTFKPPYKYGHIIEQSKKAGYDSFPIVSLLALFIGFIFALQTAYFMQRIGSEMYIASMVALSIVRELGPVITALVVAGRVGASHTAELGSMQVTEQIDALETMATNPVKYLVVPRFVALSVMLPILTLYANIIGILGSYLICVLKLGITSSMYMNITFSALFYKDLFTGLFKAWIFGMVIALVSCYEGFNVEGGAAGVGKATTRSVVITFIMIIAADCFFTALFYFIFP from the coding sequence ATGTTTACATTATTTTTCATTGACCTGGGCCGTAAAATTCTTGAATTCATGTATTTTGTCGGCGGCTTAACTAACCTCTCCGTGCAAACCGTGTATTTAACATTCAAGCCTCCGTATAAATATGGCCATATAATCGAGCAGTCCAAGAAAGCCGGTTACGACAGCTTCCCGATTGTTTCGCTGCTGGCTTTGTTTATCGGTTTTATTTTCGCTTTACAGACGGCGTATTTTATGCAGCGCATCGGCTCAGAGATGTATATTGCCAGCATGGTCGCTTTGTCGATTGTGCGCGAGTTAGGCCCGGTAATCACGGCGCTGGTAGTTGCCGGAAGAGTCGGCGCATCCCATACCGCGGAGTTAGGGTCGATGCAGGTTACCGAACAGATCGATGCCTTGGAAACTATGGCGACCAATCCGGTAAAATACCTGGTCGTCCCGCGCTTTGTGGCTTTAAGCGTTATGCTTCCCATCCTTACATTGTACGCCAATATTATCGGAATACTCGGAAGCTACCTTATTTGCGTATTAAAGCTGGGGATTACCAGCAGTATGTATATGAATATAACTTTTAGCGCGTTATTTTATAAAGATTTATTTACGGGTTTATTTAAAGCCTGGATTTTTGGGATGGTTATCGCTTTAGTCAGCTGCTATGAAGGTTTTAATGTCGAGGGCGGGGCAGCCGGAGTCGGTAAGGCAACGACGCGATCGGTGGTGATTACTTTTATCATGATCATCGCGGCGGATTGTTTCTTTACCGCGCTGTTTTATTTTATTTTTCCTTAA
- a CDS encoding ABC transporter ATP-binding protein, which translates to MIEIQNLTKKFGNNLVLDQLNLTVPTGQTCVIIGRSGCGKSVLLKHIVGLLKPDEGKVLVNSKEVGGLKELELTALRAKISLVFQGGALFDSMNVAENVGFSLFEHTHINREEILARVEESLSLVDLGGIGNLMPSELSGGMKKRVALARAICIKPEIILYDEPTTGVDPITADSINRLIRSLHDKLKVTSFVVTHDMRSAYHIANKIAMLYKGKIILEGTPEEIQHTQYPVVHQFIHGLSKGPITESIDT; encoded by the coding sequence ATGATCGAGATACAAAACTTAACCAAAAAATTCGGTAATAACTTAGTTTTGGACCAGCTGAATTTAACGGTCCCCACCGGCCAAACCTGCGTAATTATCGGCAGAAGCGGCTGCGGAAAATCAGTCCTGCTTAAACATATCGTCGGGCTGTTAAAACCGGACGAGGGCAAGGTTTTAGTTAACAGCAAAGAGGTGGGCGGTTTAAAAGAATTGGAATTAACCGCCCTGCGGGCCAAAATCAGCTTAGTATTCCAAGGCGGGGCTCTTTTTGATTCGATGAACGTTGCTGAAAATGTCGGGTTTAGCCTTTTTGAACATACGCATATTAATCGTGAAGAAATTTTAGCGCGGGTGGAGGAGTCTTTGTCCTTAGTAGATTTAGGCGGTATCGGTAATCTTATGCCTTCGGAGTTAAGCGGAGGAATGAAAAAACGCGTAGCTTTAGCGCGGGCAATTTGCATCAAGCCGGAAATTATCCTTTATGACGAACCGACGACCGGAGTCGACCCGATTACCGCCGACAGTATCAATCGGCTTATCCGCTCGCTCCATGATAAATTAAAAGTCACTTCCTTTGTGGTCACGCATGATATGCGCAGCGCCTACCACATCGCCAACAAGATTGCCATGCTGTATAAAGGGAAAATAATTTTAGAGGGTACTCCTGAAGAGATCCAGCATACTCAGTATCCGGTAGTGCACCAGTTTATTCATGGGCTCTCCAAGGGGCCGATAACTGAATCAATCGATACTTAA
- a CDS encoding MlaD family protein yields the protein MIFGKTKLELRVGVFVFIGMVILVIFILSIGGFKTWSSGYRINVNFNFVNGIKVGAPVRFAGVDVGEVKRIKLEFIPEESRSNVRLIVWVRDIIKIPVDSTVWVNTLGLLGEKYIEIMPGKDYANPIKENGSMIGVDPLPIHAIFNRAESIMHNLDDGLAQIRNKEGTLGKLIYDDTVYNELQALVTDVRKNPWKLFFRTKEKK from the coding sequence ATGATATTCGGAAAAACCAAATTAGAGCTAAGGGTGGGCGTCTTTGTTTTTATCGGCATGGTAATTTTAGTTATTTTTATATTGTCGATCGGCGGATTTAAAACCTGGAGTTCCGGGTACCGGATTAATGTTAACTTTAATTTTGTTAACGGGATAAAGGTGGGGGCGCCGGTGCGTTTTGCCGGAGTCGATGTAGGCGAGGTAAAAAGAATTAAGCTGGAGTTTATTCCCGAAGAAAGCCGTTCAAATGTGCGCCTGATAGTTTGGGTCAGGGATATTATCAAGATTCCCGTTGATTCCACTGTTTGGGTCAATACCCTGGGGTTATTGGGTGAAAAATATATCGAGATAATGCCCGGCAAAGACTATGCCAACCCGATTAAAGAAAATGGATCCATGATCGGCGTTGATCCGTTGCCGATACACGCGATATTTAACCGGGCCGAAAGTATAATGCATAATCTGGATGACGGGCTTGCCCAGATCAGGAATAAAGAAGGCACATTAGGCAAGCTTATTTATGACGATACGGTTTATAATGAATTGCAAGCGCTGGTTACCGATGTGCGCAAGAATCCCTGGAAGTTATTTTTCAGGACTAAAGAGAAAAAATAA
- the radA gene encoding DNA repair protein RadA produces MRTKSVFSCSNCGYQSPKWLGKCPDCNSWNSFNEEDYAVPSSGIKERVSLYKEGPVLLRDVVAKDEDRLKTNIIELDRVLGGGIVKGSVILIGGDPGVGKSTISLQVSNHLTKQGIGVLYVSGEESVAQTKLRARRLGESGADNLYIVNQTDLSLIVEYIKKLKPQVVIIDSIQVIFDSGISSSPGSVSQVRECAGILTQLAKTTGTSIFIIGHVTKEGTLAGPRVLEHIVDTVLYFEGDRFAIYRILRAVKNRFGSTNEIGVFEMGAQGLAEVRNPSEIFLSERPSDVSGTIVTSILEGTRPLLVEIQSLVSRSSFGYARRRAQGFDFNRLSLLVAVLEKRMGLALEAEDIFVNVAGGIKIEDPAADLAVCAVVASSFREQVVLPRAVVLGEVGLSGEIRSISQVLTRINEAQKLGFKHCVLPKNSIKNLKLKSSDMEIIPVSTLKEALDIILGLGIKLEAKK; encoded by the coding sequence ATGAGGACAAAGTCGGTTTTTAGCTGTTCAAATTGCGGGTATCAATCGCCGAAATGGCTGGGCAAGTGCCCGGATTGCAACAGCTGGAATTCTTTTAACGAAGAGGATTATGCCGTTCCTTCATCCGGGATCAAAGAAAGGGTCTCTTTGTATAAAGAAGGGCCGGTACTTTTAAGGGATGTGGTGGCTAAAGATGAAGACCGGTTAAAGACTAATATTATTGAGCTGGACCGGGTTTTAGGCGGCGGGATTGTCAAGGGCTCGGTGATCTTAATCGGCGGCGACCCCGGGGTAGGCAAATCGACCATCTCTTTACAGGTTTCCAACCATTTGACTAAGCAGGGGATCGGGGTGCTTTATGTCAGCGGCGAAGAAAGCGTGGCCCAGACTAAATTACGCGCCAGACGCTTGGGGGAATCGGGCGCGGATAATCTTTATATCGTCAATCAAACGGACTTATCTTTAATTGTCGAATACATTAAAAAATTAAAACCTCAGGTAGTCATCATCGATTCAATCCAGGTTATTTTTGATTCCGGGATCAGCTCTTCTCCCGGCAGCGTCAGCCAGGTGCGGGAATGCGCGGGGATCCTGACGCAATTAGCCAAAACTACCGGGACCTCGATTTTTATTATCGGCCATGTGACCAAAGAAGGGACTTTGGCTGGGCCGCGGGTTTTAGAGCATATCGTGGACACGGTGCTTTATTTTGAAGGGGACCGTTTCGCGATCTATAGAATACTGCGCGCGGTGAAAAACCGGTTTGGCTCAACCAATGAAATCGGCGTATTTGAAATGGGGGCGCAGGGTTTGGCGGAAGTAAGGAACCCGTCGGAAATATTCCTTTCGGAGCGGCCCAGCGATGTATCCGGGACGATCGTAACCTCGATTTTGGAAGGGACGCGGCCGCTTTTGGTTGAGATCCAGTCGTTGGTTTCCAGGAGCAGTTTCGGTTATGCCCGCAGGCGGGCGCAGGGTTTTGATTTTAACCGCCTTTCTTTGCTGGTGGCGGTTTTAGAAAAACGCATGGGGCTGGCCCTTGAGGCAGAAGATATCTTTGTCAATGTCGCCGGAGGGATAAAAATCGAAGACCCGGCGGCGGATTTAGCGGTATGCGCGGTGGTTGCCTCGAGTTTCCGGGAGCAGGTGGTTTTACCCCGGGCGGTAGTTTTAGGAGAGGTGGGGTTAAGCGGCGAGATTAGAAGTATTTCCCAGGTGCTGACGCGGATCAATGAAGCGCAAAAGCTGGGCTTTAAGCATTGCGTTTTACCTAAAAACAGCATTAAGAACCTTAAACTTAAGAGTTCGGATATGGAAATTATTCCCGTGTCTACTTTAAAGGAAGCTTTAGATATTATACTCGGGTTAGGGATTAAATTGGAGGCAAAGAAATGA